The following proteins come from a genomic window of Sardina pilchardus chromosome 13, fSarPil1.1, whole genome shotgun sequence:
- the LOC134099208 gene encoding NACHT, LRR and PYD domains-containing protein 1 homolog has protein sequence MTAMHYRPVGPLMDIRLKSGELEEIHLPHFLCLGDCEASLHDAVRVLHGQDSGVCLEVCELTRCHAKLTHPSLSPLGLLLQTGIPIRVHSELLLYKTCTSPLTLHAYLVPRERAALRAVEDQERGSGVKISKPKPERSLWMKSWFSMRTSCPSTITPVQIKLRYCSFSPNFFEVYFKQAEETFEMELVCVATNKSVWRAEVRRNDYRQTRQEDNDQCQTSGNHRDTSEEEKSDLCTGGSMHITEIKRDDNGNISEAAAFVDRHRAELIGRVYNVMPIADALLSKGLVHPQKYSEIRAASTSEAVMREIYECLRSAGAEGKAAFYGVLLQEEPHLLKDLSTHGIGVGGQCLALDVKC, from the coding sequence ATGACAGCCATGCATTACAGACCAGTTGGTCCTTTGATGGACATCAGGCTCAAGTcaggagagctggaggagatccaTCTTCCACATTTCTTGTGTTTGGGGGATTGTGAAGCATCTCTGCATGATGCTGTGAGGGTCCTGCATGGTCAGGACAGTGGAGTGTGTCTGGAGGTGTGTGAGCTGACCCGATGCCATGCCAAACTTACCCATCCCTCCTTGTCTCCTCTGGGCTTGCTTCTGCAGACTGGCATTCCCATTAGAGTCCACAGTGAGCTGTTGCTGTACAAGACTTGCAcctctcccctcactctccaTGCTTACCTGGTTCCCAGAGAGCGGGCAGCGCTGCGAGCAGTGGAGGACCAGGAGAGGGGCAGTGGGGTGAAGATCTCCAAGCCCAAGCCAGAGAGATCCCTCTGGATGAAGAGCTGGTTCAGTATGAGGACCTCTTGCCCATCCACCATCACCCCTGTGCAGATCAAGCTGAGGTACTGCAGCTTCAGTCCAAACTTCTTTGAGGTGTACTTCAAGCAGGCAGAGGAGACCTTTGAGATGGAGTTAGTCTGTGTGGCCACCAACAAGTCTGTTTGGAGAGCTGAGGTACGGAGAAATGATTACAGGCAGACCAGGCAGGAGGACAATGATCAGTGCCAAACCAGTGGTAACCACAGGGACACCTCTGAAGAAGAGAAAAGTGATCTTTGCACCGGGGGCAGTATGCACAtcacagagataaagagagatgaTAACGGGAACATTTCAGAGGCAGCAGCGTTTGTGGACAGGCACAGAGCAGAGCTCATTGGCAGGGTGTATAATGTGATGCCCATCGCAGATGCGCTGCTCTCCAAGGGACTGGTCCACCCTCAGAAGTATTCAGAGATCAGAGCAGCTTCCACCAGTGAGGCAGTGATGCGAGAGATTTATGAGTGTCTGCGCTCAGCTGGAGCTGAGGGGAAAGCAGCATTCTATGGAGTTCTACTGCAGGAGGAGCCCCACTTGCTCAAAGACTTGAGTACACATGGCATAGGTGTTGGGGGGCAATGCCTAGCTTTGGATGTTAAATGCTGA
- the LOC134099721 gene encoding NACHT, LRR and PYD domains-containing protein 3-like has translation MDSDPDQKEKTGGASQRSVSSYRSRWTPKNSWLRSTLKMKFQHLVEGIPHQGEARLLHETYTDLYVTEGGRGEVNDEHEVRQIERASQIEVAQGRPIKCSDIFKSSLEGDNQSKRWRYIRDIFKSTHRQHRPIRMVLTKGVAGIGKTVSVQKFILDWAEGKTNQNIHFIFPLPFRELNLMKEKKMCLMDLVQIFFPEIRSHKIFTNSRHRIMFIFDGLDECRLPLDFRSNPKYCDVTEPASVDALMTNLIMGNLLPRALLWITTRPAAANQIPPEYVDQVTEIRGFNNLQKEEYFSKRIQDEDLANKTISHLKSSRSLYIMCHIPIFCWISATVVEKTSEESEKVEMPRTLTQVYTHFLVIQTSIKNDKYTDRKERDDDMILKLGKLAFQQLEKGNLIFYEQDLRECGIDITEASVYSGVCTQIFKEEAGLNQVKVFSFVHLSIQEFLAALYVFLCFNDREGNMSDQKQTSQPSSLFRATTLHDVHKAAVDLALQSENGHLDLFLRFLLGLSLESNQNLLRHLHLLTRSQSQSSEQTVQYIKQKIRDQNSYRRINLFYCLNELNHHAVVEYTDRSSESLSVVTLLPGKWRVRKFEFKMSEKQLDEFDLQKYIKTPEKDLTELLSPDEVLQKLLPVATASTSVMLRQCSLTEKICAALASAASLTSWSLKELLLSGNQLHDAGAQHLSDLIINPHCTLEKLVLERCSLTERSCAAIASAASTSPCSLKYLSLSENNISDAGVQHFSDLLNSHHCKLEKLVLFRCLLTEKSCAALASAGRSTPCSLKELNLSHNELHDAGIQHISDLLKNPHCNLENLVLGNCSLTEKSCAYLASVASSTFCRLKELTLGSNELHDAGVQHLSDLLRNPHCKLEKLVLSGCSLTEKSCAGLASAASSVSCSLKELNLSDNDLHDAGVQHLSDLLKSPHCKLEKLVLGACSLKDESCLALASVANSTSCSLKELILSKNDIHDAGVQHLSDLLRNPHCKLEKLDLSWCSLTEKSCAALAISVGPAFSSLKELYLSDNDLHDAGVQCLSDLLSNPHCKLEKLVLCRCSLTEKSCVALASAVSSTSCSLKELNLIDNKLHNAGVQHLSDLLKNPNCNLRKLLVDVRIFTKETPPPASTSCPQSSEAAELHLRDQTQQDPGVELLSVDTPKQRWSCRSCAHITDPAHWTLVAPSISMENGGCVYNMSSPAGSYECSESGLRWVCAGPVALQYHFSKEELFWAQLQMLRYQPAGPLMDIKLLSGELEEVHLPHSLCLGGSDPAVLGGAVKFLHSDDSDSGVSLETCELSRFHGKLPGQRFSLWQLAVSLGIPVKTHCEVLIYQSCPRPLVLNAFLVPTPSTARQVVEERMKSRGALSIFKPPPDDSLWVSSRFQLCTSCSSVITPSAMTLSYNTSPTFFEVCLENPLKNFNMELRTSEGNQSVWTAVMWQGADYLRTSNHLTEPSDAHTGRSRNQNMASTIDLHQFQRDINIATNTQEAAAFVDRYRAELIGRARNVMPIADALLSKGLVHPQKYSEIRAAATSEAVMREIYECLRSAGAEGKAAFYGVLLQEEPHLLKDLSTPGI, from the exons ATGGACTCTGATCCAGATCAAAAAGAGAAGACAGGTGGAGCCTCCCAAAGGAGTGTGTCCTCTTACAG ATCCAGATGGACACCAAAGAATTCATGGCTCAGATCCACACTGAAGATGAAGTTTCAGCATTTGGTTGAGGGAATACCTCATCAGGGGGAAGCCAGACTCCTCCATGAGACGTACACGGACCTCTAtgtcacagaggggggaagaggagaggtcaatgatgaacatgaagtcaggcagatagagagagcatcCCAGATAGAAGTAGCACAAGGCAgaccaatcaaatgcagtgaTATCTTTAAGTCCTCATTGGAAGGAGACAATCAGAGTAAAAGGTGGAGATACATCAGAGACATCTTTAAatctacacacagacaacacagacccATCAGAATGGTGCTGACAAAGGGAGTGGCTGGaattggaaaaacagtctctgTGCAGAAGTTCATTTTGGACTGGGCTGAaggaaaaacaaatcaaaacatccacttcatatttcctcttcctttccgagagctgaacctgatgaaggagaaaaaaatgtgctTGATGGATCTTGTTCAGATATTTTTCCCAGAAATAAGATCTCACAAAATCTTCACCAATTCAAGACACAGAAtcatgttcatctttgatggtctagaTGAGTGTCGACTTCCTTTAGATTTCCGCTCCAACCCAAAGTACTGTGATGTCACAGAGCCAGCCTCAGTGGACGCGCTGATGACCAACCTCATCATGGGAAATCTGCTTCCCCGTGCTCTCCTCTGGATCACaacccgaccagcagcagccaatcagatccctCCTGAGTATGTGGACCAGGTAACAGAAATAAGGGGATTCAATAACCTACAGAAAGAAGAGTACTTCAGCAAGAGAATCCAAGATGAGGACCTGGCTAACAAAACCAtctcacacctgaagtcatctAGGAGCCTCTAtatcatgtgccacattccaatCTTTTGCTGGATTTCAGCCACTGTTGTGGAGAAAACATCAGAAGAGTCAGAGAAAGTAGAAATGCCACGGACTCTcacacaagtgtacacacacttcctggtcATTCAGACTAGCATAAAAAATGACAAGTacacagacagaaaggaaaGAGATGATGATATGATTTTGAAACTTGGGAAATTGGCTTTCCAACAGCTGGAAAAGGGCAATCTGATCTTCTATGAGCAAGACCTAAGAGAGTGTGGTATTGACAtcacagaagcatcagtgtacTCAGGAGTATGTACTCAGATCTTCAAAGAAGAGGCTGGGCTTAACCAAGTGAAGGTGttcagctttgtgcatctgagcattcaGGAGTTTCTTGCTGCTTTATACGTGTTCCTGTGCTTCAACGACCGAGAAGGAAACATGTCTGACCAAAAGCAAACCTCTCAGCCCTCTTCTCTGTTCAGAGCTACAACACTTCATGACGTACACAAGGCCGCAGTGGATCTGGCCTTACAGAGTGAGAATGGACACTTGGACCTTTTCCTCCGGTTCCTTCTGGGCCTCTCACTGGAGTCCAATCAGAATCTTTTAAGGCACCTTCATCTACTGACAAGAAGCCAGTCACAGAGCTCAGAGCAAACTGTGCAGTACATCAAACAGAAGATCAGAGATCAGAACTCATACAGAAGGATCAACCTGTTCTATtgtctgaatgagctgaatCACCATGCTGTAGTGGAGTATACTGACAGGAGCTCAGAGAGTCTTTCAGTAGTCACGCTCTTACCGGGAAAATGGAGGGTTAGGAAATTTGAGTTTAAGATGTCAGAAAAGCAGCTGGATGAGTTTGACTTGCAGAAGTATATAAAGACGCCAGAGAAAGATCTGACTGAGCTCCTCAGCCCAGATGAAGTTCTTCAGAAGCTACTGCCAGTGGCCACAGCATCCACATCAGTTAT GCTGAGGCAGTGCTCCCTCACAGAGAAAATATGTGCTGCTCTAGCATCAGCTGCCAGCTTAACCTCCTGGAGTTTGAAGGAGCTTTTACTGAGTGGCAATCaacttcatgatgcaggagctCAGCATCTCTCAGACCTTATCATTAATCCCCACTGCACACTGGAGAAACTAGT ACTGGAGCgctgttccctcacagagaggAGCTGTGCTGCTATAGCATCAGCAGCCAGCACAAGTCCTTGCAGTTTGAAGTACCTGAGCCTGAGTGAGAATAACATCAGTGATGCTGGAGTTCAGCATTTTTCAGACCTCCTCAACAGTCatcactgcaaactggagaaacttgt GCTGTTTCGTTGTTtactcacagagaagagctgtgctgcgtTAGCGTCAGCTGGAAGGTCCACAccctgcagtttgaaggaacttaacctgagtcacaatgagcttcatgatgcaggaaTTCAGCACATCTCAGACCTCCTAAAGAACCCCCACTGCAACCTGGAAAATCTAGT GCTGGGTAATTGTTCATtaacagagaagagctgtgcttaTTTAGCATCAGTTGCCAGCTCAACCTTCTGCCGTTTGAAAGAGCTGACCTTAGGAAGCaatgagcttcatgatgcaggagttcagcatctgtCAGACCTCCTCAGGAATCCCCACTGTAAATTGGAGAAactagt GCTGAGTGgctgttccctcacagagaagagctgtgctggaTTGGCATCAGCTGCCAGCTCAGTCTCCTGCAGTCTGAAGGAGCTGAAtctgagtgacaatgacctcCATGATGccggagttcagcatctctcagaccTCCTCAagagtccccactgcaaactggagaaactagt ACTTGGGGCTTGTTCCCTTAAAGATGAGAGCTGTCTTGCTTTAGCATCAGTCGCCAACTCAACCTCATGTAGTTTAAAGGAACTGATCCTGAGTAAGAATGAtattcatgatgcaggagttcagcatctctcagaccTCCTTAGGAATCcacactgcaaactggagaaactcgA TTTGAGTTGGTGTTctctcacagagaagagctgtgctgcaTTAGCAATAAGTGTCGGCCCGGCCTTCTCCAGTTTGAAGGAGCTTTATCTGAGTGACAATGATCTCCATGATGCCGGAGTTCAATGTCTGTCTGACCTCCTCAgcaatccccactgcaaactggagaaactagt GTTGTGCCGTTGTTCCctgacagagaagagctgtgtaGCTTTAGCATCAGCTGTTAGCTCAACATCCTGTAGTTTGAAAGAGTTGAACCTGATTGACAATAAGCTTCATAATGCAGGAGTTCAACACCTCTCAGACCTTCTCAAAAATCCCAACTGCAATCTGAGGAAACTACT AGTGGATGTCCGTATCTTCACAAAGGAGACTCCACCACCAGCCTCCACTAGCTGCCCACAGTCCTCAGAGGCTGCAGAGCTGCACCTCAGAGACCAAACCCAGCAGGAtccaggagtggagctgctctctgTGGACACTCCAAA GCAGAGATGGAGCTGCCGGTCCTGTGCCCACATCACAGACCCTGCACACTGGACTCTGGTGGCCCCTTCCATCTCCATGGAGAacggtgggtgtgtgtacaacATGAGCTCCCCTGCAGGAAGCTATGAGTGCTCAGAGTCTGGTCTGCGTTGGGTGTGTGCGGGTCCAGTTGCCCTCCAGTACCACTTCAGCAAGGAAGAGCTGTTCTGGGCTCAGCTGCAGATGTTACGGTACCAGCCCGCTGGTCCTCTGATGGACATCAAGCTTCTGTCAGGCGAACTGGAAGAGGTCCATCTGCCCCACTCCCTCTGCCTGGGTGGTTCTGACCCGGCTGTGCTGGGAGGTGCAGTCAAGTTCCTGCACAGcgatgacagtgacagtggcgTTTCCCTGGAGACGTGTGAGCTGAGTCGTTTCCACGGCAAGCTCCCGGGGCAACGGTTCTCTCTCTGGCAGCTGGCGGTGAGTCTGGGCATCCCAGTAAAAACCCACTGCGAGGTCCTGATCTACCAGTCTTGCCCTCGACCCCTGGTCCTCAACGCCTTCCTGGTGCCCACGCCCTCCACAGCCAggcaggtggtggaggagaggatgaagagcCGGGGTGCCCTCAGCATCTTCAAGCCACCCCCTGATGACTCCCTCTGGGTCAGTTCCAGATTTCAGCTCTGCACCTCCTGCTCCTCGGTGATCACTCCCTCGGCGATGACCCTCAGCTACAACACCTCCCCAACCTTCTTCGAGGTGTGTCTGGAGAACCCACTAAAGAACTTCAACATGGAGCTTAGAACCAGTGAAGGGAACCAGTCTGTTTGGACAGCTGTCATGTGGCAGGGAGCTGACTACCTCCGAACTTCAAACCACCTTACGGAGCCTTCTGACGCACACACAG GTCGGAGCAGGAATCAGAATATGGCTTCTACAATAGATCTTCACCAATTCCAGAGAGACATAAACATTGCAACAAATACTCAAG AGGCAGCAGCGTTTGTGGACAGGTACAGAGCTGAGCTCATTGGCAGGGCGCGTAACGTGATGCCCATCGCAGATGCGCTGCTCTCCAAAGGACTGGTCCACCCTCAGAAGTATTCAGAGATCAGAGCAGCTGCCACCAGTGAGGCAGTGATGCGAGAAATCTATGAGTGTCTGCGCTCAGCTGGAGCCGAGGGGAAAGCAGCCTTCTATGGAGTTCTACTGCAGGAGGAGCCACACCTGCTCAAAGACCTGAGTACACCTGGCATATAG